A single region of the Gossypium arboreum isolate Shixiya-1 chromosome 12, ASM2569848v2, whole genome shotgun sequence genome encodes:
- the LOC108479336 gene encoding alkylated DNA repair protein ALKBH8 homolog isoform X1, with product MVIPRFVRPKEGDSESSPNLYVANCGPAVGLSFDTIASAFSSFGEVKGVYAADESGARVIVSFLEPASAHSAFIALNGRPCPHLGGRSLHIRHSILQPPSCRGMASVPVSLNASDLNIPGLYLFHDFISVVEEGQLLQAVDTGSWISLSKRRVQHYGYKFCYDTRNVDTKQHLGALPSFVSFILERISLSPDIPEKLDLDQLTVNEYPPGVGLSPHIDTHSAFEGLIFSLSLAGPCIMEFRRYTAGSWVPKTASISGTEVEKPNSCSEVSRKAIYLPPRSMLLLSGEARCAWHHYIPHHKIDKVNETMIRRGSRRVSFTFRKVRRGPCQCEFPQYCDSQSQT from the exons ATGGTCATACCCAGATTTGTTCGTCCCAAAGAAGGAGATAGCGAGTCAAGCCCAAACCTTTATGTGGCAAACTGTGGCCCTGCGGTGGGACTTTCATTTGACACCATCGCATCTGCGTTTAGCTCCTTTGGGGAGGTCAAAGGTGTGTACGCAGCTGATGAAAGTGGTGCTCGTGTTATTGTCTCTTTTCTTGAACCAGCCTCTGCTCACTCTGCTTTCATTGCCTTGAATGGCCGCCCTTGCCCTCACCTTGGAGGCCGCTCTTTACACATCCGTCATTCCATTTTGCAACCACCGTCTTGCAGG GGAATGGCGTCTGTTCCAGTCTCGCTAAACGCATCGGATTTAAATATTCCAGGACTCTATTTGTTCCATGACTTCATCAGTGTTGTGGAAGAGGGG CAATTGCTTCAAGCAGTTGATACTGGATCTTGGATTAGTCTTTCCAAACGGAGGGTTCAGCACTATGGATATAAATTTTGTTATGAT ACTAGGAATGTTGATACAAAGCAGCATTTGGGTGCACTTCCATCATTTGTTTCCTTTATACTCGAGCGGATTTCACTATCTCCAGATATTCCTGAAAAACTGGATTTGGACCAATTGACG GTTAATGAATACCCACCTGGGGTGGGCTTGTCCCCGCACATAGACACTCACTCAGCATTTGAAGGATTAATTTTCAGCCTTTCACTAGCAGGGCCTTGCATTATGGAGTTCAGAAGATATACAGCAGGTTCATGGGTTCCTAAAACTGCCTCTATAAGTGGCACAGAAGTTGAAAAGCCTAATAGTTGCTCGGAGGTTTCTAGGAAGGCTATCTATCTTCCTCCTCGGTCAATGCTTCTTCTATCTGGGGAGGCACGATGTGCTTGGCATCATTATATTCCACATCATAAG ATTGACAAGGTGAACGAAACAATGATCAGAAGGGGTTCGAGAAGAGTATCTTTCACATTTCGTAAG GTAAGAAGAGGGCCTTGCCAATGCGAATTTCCCCAATACTGTGACTCTCAATCCCAAACATAG
- the LOC108479336 gene encoding alkylated DNA repair protein ALKBH8 homolog isoform X2: MVIPRFVRPKEGDSESSPNLYVANCGPAVGLSFDTIASAFSSFGEVKGVYAADESGARVIVSFLEPASAHSAFIALNGRPCPHLGGRSLHIRHSILQPPSCRGMASVPVSLNASDLNIPGLYLFHDFISVVEEGQLLQAVDTGSWISLSKRRVQHYGYKFCYDTRNVDTKQHLGALPSFVSFILERISLSPDIPEKLDLDQLTVNEYPPGVGLSPHIDTHSAFEGLIFSLSLAGPCIMEFRRYTAGSWVPKTASISGTEVEKPNSCSEVSRKAIYLPPRSMLLLSGEARCAWHHYIPHHKLYVQVLNVYGCIAKA; encoded by the exons ATGGTCATACCCAGATTTGTTCGTCCCAAAGAAGGAGATAGCGAGTCAAGCCCAAACCTTTATGTGGCAAACTGTGGCCCTGCGGTGGGACTTTCATTTGACACCATCGCATCTGCGTTTAGCTCCTTTGGGGAGGTCAAAGGTGTGTACGCAGCTGATGAAAGTGGTGCTCGTGTTATTGTCTCTTTTCTTGAACCAGCCTCTGCTCACTCTGCTTTCATTGCCTTGAATGGCCGCCCTTGCCCTCACCTTGGAGGCCGCTCTTTACACATCCGTCATTCCATTTTGCAACCACCGTCTTGCAGG GGAATGGCGTCTGTTCCAGTCTCGCTAAACGCATCGGATTTAAATATTCCAGGACTCTATTTGTTCCATGACTTCATCAGTGTTGTGGAAGAGGGG CAATTGCTTCAAGCAGTTGATACTGGATCTTGGATTAGTCTTTCCAAACGGAGGGTTCAGCACTATGGATATAAATTTTGTTATGAT ACTAGGAATGTTGATACAAAGCAGCATTTGGGTGCACTTCCATCATTTGTTTCCTTTATACTCGAGCGGATTTCACTATCTCCAGATATTCCTGAAAAACTGGATTTGGACCAATTGACG GTTAATGAATACCCACCTGGGGTGGGCTTGTCCCCGCACATAGACACTCACTCAGCATTTGAAGGATTAATTTTCAGCCTTTCACTAGCAGGGCCTTGCATTATGGAGTTCAGAAGATATACAGCAGGTTCATGGGTTCCTAAAACTGCCTCTATAAGTGGCACAGAAGTTGAAAAGCCTAATAGTTGCTCGGAGGTTTCTAGGAAGGCTATCTATCTTCCTCCTCGGTCAATGCTTCTTCTATCTGGGGAGGCACGATGTGCTTGGCATCATTATATTCCACATCATAAG CTCTATGTTCAGGTTTTAAATGTATATGGCTGCATTGCAAAGGCATGA